One Streptomyces sp. NBC_01237 genomic region harbors:
- a CDS encoding response regulator transcription factor — protein MSDHGIGSGVDHRLRVAIIDDQALMRAGFRALLDAEEGIEVVGEAADGRQGLELVRTHTPDIALLDITMPVMTGIEATREIAADPRLTGVHVVILTNYGLDEYVFDALRAGAAGFLLKDTEPAELLKAIRVAAGGDALLSPAITRRLIGEFVARPPDRTTAVGLDTLTRREREVTALAARGLTNEEIAVHMVVSPFTAKTHISRAMIKLGARDRAQLVVFAYESGLVEPRRWPGGAQESGH, from the coding sequence ATGAGCGACCACGGCATCGGAAGCGGCGTCGACCACCGCCTGCGGGTCGCGATCATCGACGACCAGGCGCTCATGAGGGCCGGATTCCGCGCCCTGCTGGACGCGGAGGAGGGCATCGAGGTCGTCGGTGAGGCCGCCGACGGACGCCAGGGCCTGGAACTGGTCCGTACGCACACCCCCGACATCGCCCTCCTCGACATCACGATGCCCGTGATGACCGGCATCGAGGCCACCCGCGAGATCGCCGCCGACCCCCGGCTGACCGGCGTGCACGTCGTCATCCTCACCAACTACGGACTCGACGAGTACGTCTTCGACGCCCTGCGGGCAGGCGCCGCGGGCTTCCTGCTCAAGGACACCGAACCCGCCGAGCTCCTGAAGGCGATCAGGGTCGCCGCCGGCGGTGACGCCCTTCTCTCCCCTGCCATCACCCGCCGGCTGATCGGCGAATTCGTCGCACGCCCGCCCGACCGCACCACCGCGGTCGGCCTGGACACCCTCACCCGCCGCGAACGCGAGGTCACCGCGCTGGCCGCCCGCGGTCTCACCAACGAGGAGATCGCCGTCCACATGGTGGTCAGCCCCTTCACCGCCAAGACCCATATCAGCCGCGCGATGATCAAGCTCGGTGCCCGCGACCGGGCACAGCTCGTGGTCTTCGCGTACGAGTCCGGACTGGTGGAACCCCGGCGGTGGCCGGGCGGGGCCCAGGAATCCGGCCACTGA
- a CDS encoding NADP-dependent isocitrate dehydrogenase: MTDSTIIYTHTDEAPALATYSFLPVVEAYASTAGVTVESRDISLAGRIIAGFPEHLKAEQRIDDALAELGELARTPGANIIKLPNISASIPQLKAAIAELQEQGYALPDYPDDPQTDEDKDVRARYDKVKGSAVNPVLREGNSDRRAPASVKNYAKAHPHRMGAWSADSRTNVATMGVDDFRSTEKSAVIAEDGSLRIELVGDDGTTTVLRESVPVLAGEVVDAAVMRVAALREFFTAQVARAKAEGVLFSVHLKATMMKVSDPIIFGHVVRAFFPNTFAKYGEALVAAGLSPNDGLGAILKGLDSVPHLGAEIKASFEAELAEGPALAMVDSDKGITNLHVPSDVIVDASMPAMIRTSGHMWGPDGNEADTLAVLPDSSYAGVYQVVIDDCRAHGAFDPSTMGSVPNVGLMAQKAEEYGSHDKTFEIPATGSVRVVDTNGDVVLEQAVGAGDIFRMCQTKDLPIQDWVKLAVTRARATGNPAVFWLDEGRAHDANLIAKVTTYLADHDTDGLDISIKTPEDATAYSLERIRRGEDTISVTGNVLRDYLTDLFPILELGTSAKMLSVVPLMNGGGLFETGAGGSAPKHVQQLVKENYLRWDSLGEFLALAVSFEHLATTTGNARAQVLADTLDRATGTFLNEDKSPSRKLGGIDNRGSHFYLALYWAQELAGQTDDAALAEAFAPLAKTLAEQEETIVAELIAVQGSPVDIGSYYQPDPEKAAAVMRPSATFNQAIAGLV, encoded by the coding sequence GTGACTGACTCGACCATCATCTATACGCACACCGACGAGGCCCCTGCCCTGGCGACCTATTCGTTCCTGCCCGTCGTCGAGGCCTACGCCTCGACCGCAGGGGTCACGGTGGAGAGCCGCGACATCTCCCTGGCGGGGCGGATCATCGCCGGCTTCCCGGAGCACCTCAAGGCCGAACAGCGTATCGATGACGCACTCGCCGAGCTCGGTGAGCTGGCCAGGACTCCCGGCGCGAACATCATCAAGCTGCCGAACATCTCGGCCTCGATCCCGCAGCTCAAGGCCGCGATCGCCGAGCTCCAGGAGCAGGGCTACGCGCTTCCGGACTACCCGGACGACCCGCAGACCGACGAGGACAAGGACGTCCGCGCCCGTTACGACAAGGTCAAGGGCAGCGCGGTGAACCCCGTCCTGCGCGAGGGCAACTCCGACCGCCGCGCCCCCGCCTCCGTCAAGAACTACGCCAAGGCGCACCCGCACCGCATGGGCGCCTGGTCCGCGGACTCCAGGACGAACGTCGCGACCATGGGTGTCGACGACTTCCGTTCCACCGAGAAGTCCGCCGTCATCGCCGAGGACGGCTCGCTGCGCATCGAGCTGGTGGGCGACGACGGCACCACCACCGTGCTGCGCGAGTCCGTCCCCGTCCTCGCGGGCGAGGTCGTGGACGCGGCCGTCATGCGCGTCGCCGCGCTGCGCGAGTTCTTCACCGCACAGGTCGCCCGCGCCAAGGCCGAGGGCGTGCTGTTCTCCGTGCACCTCAAGGCCACCATGATGAAGGTCTCCGACCCGATCATCTTCGGCCACGTGGTCCGCGCCTTCTTCCCGAACACCTTCGCCAAGTACGGTGAGGCGCTCGTCGCCGCCGGACTCAGCCCGAACGACGGCCTCGGTGCCATCCTCAAGGGCCTGGACTCCGTGCCCCACCTGGGCGCCGAGATCAAGGCGTCCTTCGAGGCCGAGCTCGCCGAGGGCCCGGCCCTCGCGATGGTCGACTCCGACAAGGGCATCACCAACCTCCACGTCCCCAGCGATGTCATCGTCGACGCCTCCATGCCGGCCATGATCCGCACCTCCGGCCACATGTGGGGCCCGGACGGCAACGAGGCAGACACCCTCGCGGTCCTGCCGGACAGCAGCTACGCGGGCGTCTACCAGGTCGTCATCGACGACTGCCGCGCGCACGGCGCGTTCGACCCGTCGACCATGGGCTCCGTACCGAACGTCGGTCTGATGGCGCAGAAGGCCGAGGAGTACGGCAGCCACGACAAGACCTTCGAGATCCCCGCCACCGGTTCGGTGCGGGTGGTCGACACCAACGGCGACGTCGTGCTGGAGCAGGCCGTCGGCGCCGGTGACATCTTCCGGATGTGCCAGACCAAGGACCTGCCGATCCAGGACTGGGTCAAGCTCGCCGTCACCCGCGCCCGCGCGACCGGCAACCCGGCCGTGTTCTGGCTGGACGAGGGCCGCGCGCACGACGCCAACCTCATCGCCAAGGTCACCACCTACCTGGCCGACCACGACACCGACGGCCTCGACATCTCCATCAAGACGCCCGAGGACGCGACCGCGTACTCCCTGGAGCGCATCCGCCGCGGCGAGGACACCATCTCGGTCACCGGCAACGTGCTGCGCGACTACCTCACCGACCTGTTCCCCATCCTTGAGCTGGGCACCAGCGCGAAGATGCTCTCCGTCGTCCCGCTGATGAACGGTGGCGGACTGTTCGAGACCGGTGCCGGTGGTTCCGCGCCCAAGCACGTCCAGCAGCTCGTCAAGGAGAACTACCTGCGCTGGGACAGCCTGGGCGAGTTCCTCGCCCTCGCGGTCAGCTTCGAGCACCTGGCCACGACCACGGGCAACGCACGCGCCCAGGTCCTCGCCGACACCCTGGACCGGGCGACCGGCACCTTCCTCAACGAGGACAAGTCGCCCAGCCGCAAGCTCGGCGGGATCGACAACCGGGGCAGCCACTTCTACCTGGCGCTCTACTGGGCCCAGGAGCTGGCGGGCCAGACCGACGACGCCGCGCTCGCCGAGGCGTTCGCGCCGCTGGCCAAGACGCTGGCCGAGCAGGAGGAGACCATCGTCGCCGAGCTGATCGCGGTGCAGGGCTCGCCGGTCGACATCGGCAGCTACTACCAGCCCGACCCGGAGAAGGCCGCCGCGGTCATGCGCCCGTCCGCGACGTTCAACCAGGCGATCGCCGGCCTGGTCTGA
- a CDS encoding SPFH domain-containing protein, with protein sequence MLFWQVPAPNEAMLISGTKRQAQETQFRIVTGHGSFVLPVKQKARMLSLALREAEIAEDCVTQQGIRLSVRAVCVFKVGDDAVSIANAARRFLSEQDRMEELVGRIFAGHLRSIVGGLTVEQIIRERSRVAQEVMAGSHSEMEKLGIVVDALQIQEIEDATGYINNLAAPHAAAVASQARIAQARADQEASEREQQAAALKAEYERDTAIKRAGFLAETEQYNARAAQAGPLAQARASHDVIEEQTALAERQAQLAAQRLEAEVRRPADAEAYRQRTLAEAARDQAKFAADGSAYAERTLAQAQADANTARALSLRDGNQELIAANRVVENLPALADAAARGMAGARLTVLNGTDGVNSMAAGLVGQGLAILDSLRNTKDPAVDGKRSLRVPGNP encoded by the coding sequence ATGCTGTTCTGGCAGGTCCCCGCGCCCAATGAGGCCATGCTCATCTCCGGTACGAAGCGGCAGGCGCAGGAGACACAGTTCCGGATCGTCACCGGCCACGGAAGTTTCGTACTGCCGGTGAAACAGAAGGCCCGCATGCTCTCCCTGGCGCTGCGGGAGGCCGAGATCGCCGAGGACTGCGTCACCCAGCAGGGCATCAGGCTGAGTGTGCGCGCCGTGTGTGTGTTCAAGGTCGGGGACGACGCGGTGTCGATCGCCAACGCGGCGCGGCGCTTCCTCTCGGAACAGGACCGGATGGAGGAACTCGTCGGCCGGATCTTCGCCGGGCACCTCCGCTCCATCGTGGGCGGACTGACCGTCGAGCAGATCATCAGGGAACGCAGCCGGGTCGCCCAGGAAGTGATGGCCGGCAGCCACAGCGAGATGGAGAAGCTCGGCATCGTGGTGGACGCGCTCCAGATCCAGGAGATCGAGGACGCCACCGGGTACATCAACAACCTCGCGGCCCCCCATGCGGCCGCGGTCGCCAGCCAGGCGCGCATCGCGCAGGCGAGGGCCGACCAGGAGGCCAGTGAGCGCGAGCAGCAGGCCGCGGCGCTGAAGGCCGAGTACGAGCGTGACACGGCCATCAAGCGGGCCGGGTTCCTCGCCGAGACGGAGCAGTACAACGCCCGTGCGGCGCAGGCGGGTCCGCTGGCACAGGCCAGGGCGTCCCACGACGTCATCGAGGAGCAGACGGCGCTCGCCGAGCGGCAGGCCCAGCTCGCCGCGCAGCGCCTCGAAGCGGAGGTAAGACGTCCGGCGGATGCGGAGGCGTACCGACAGCGCACGCTGGCCGAGGCCGCCCGTGATCAGGCCAAGTTCGCGGCGGACGGCAGTGCCTACGCCGAACGGACCCTCGCGCAGGCGCAGGCTGATGCCAACACCGCCCGCGCCCTTTCGCTGCGCGACGGGAACCAGGAACTCATCGCGGCCAACCGGGTCGTGGAGAATCTGCCCGCCCTCGCCGACGCCGCGGCGCGCGGCATGGCCGGGGCCCGTCTCACCGTGCTGAACGGGACCGATGGCGTCAACAGCATGGCGGCGGGGCTGGTGGGCCAGGGTCTGGCCATCCTCGACTCGCTGCGCAACACGAAGGATCCGGCGGTGGACGGAAAGCGCAGTCTGCGCGTCCCGGGGAACCCCTGA
- a CDS encoding COG4315 family predicted lipoprotein — MKRMTGKAASVAVVAFFATAATGCGGGDSGGSSASASPSASLSFSASASASASAGPAAGTVATATGALGTFLVDGDGRTLYLFEADTSAKSTCTGTCAAAWPPVTVTAEPVAGKGAKADLLGTTARGDGKKEVTYNGHPLYYFGGDTKAGDTKGQGSTAFGATWYVIDPAGKKVTGPASPSGQPTSGRPTGGGY; from the coding sequence ATGAAACGCATGACCGGGAAGGCCGCCTCGGTGGCCGTGGTCGCCTTCTTCGCCACCGCGGCCACCGGCTGCGGTGGCGGGGACAGCGGCGGATCGTCCGCCTCCGCCTCTCCCTCCGCATCGCTGTCCTTCTCTGCCTCCGCCTCCGCTTCCGCTTCGGCGGGGCCGGCTGCCGGGACCGTGGCGACCGCCACCGGTGCGCTGGGCACGTTCCTGGTCGACGGTGACGGCCGCACTCTGTACCTCTTCGAGGCCGACACCTCCGCCAAGTCCACCTGTACGGGCACCTGTGCCGCGGCCTGGCCGCCCGTCACCGTGACCGCCGAACCGGTCGCGGGCAAGGGGGCGAAGGCGGATCTGCTGGGCACCACCGCACGGGGTGACGGCAAGAAGGAAGTCACGTACAACGGTCATCCCCTGTACTACTTCGGGGGCGACACCAAGGCCGGTGACACCAAGGGGCAGGGCTCCACGGCGTTCGGCGCCACGTGGTACGTGATCGATCCGGCCGGCAAGAAGGTCACCGGTCCGGCATCGCCCAGCGGGCAGCCGACCAGCGGCCGGCCGACCGGTGGCGGGTACTGA
- a CDS encoding lipoate--protein ligase family protein, producing the protein MHGEYKVPGGKLVVVDLDVEGGALRNVRVAGDFFLEPDEAILAIDAALEGAPANTDTAGLAARIDAALPASAVMLGLTTEGVAVAVRRALAQATEWSDYDWQLIHEAPQSPALHMALDEVITAEVAAGHRPPTLRVWEWASPAVIIGSFQSLRNEVDREAAARYGVDIVRRISGGGAMFVEPGNTITYSLSVPDSLVSGLSFADSYAYLDDWVLGALGDMGIRAWYQPLNDIATDAGKIAGAAQKRVVGREGAVLHHVTMSYDIDADKMLEVLRIGKEKLSDKGTKSAKKRVDPLRRQTGLPREIVIDNMIDSFRNRHGLTPGKVTGEEMARAEELVRTKFGTAEWTARVP; encoded by the coding sequence GTGCACGGTGAGTACAAGGTCCCCGGCGGCAAGCTCGTCGTAGTGGATCTGGACGTAGAGGGTGGGGCGCTGCGCAACGTGCGGGTGGCCGGGGACTTCTTCCTGGAACCCGACGAGGCGATCCTCGCCATCGACGCGGCCCTCGAAGGCGCCCCGGCCAACACCGACACCGCCGGTCTCGCCGCCCGGATCGACGCCGCGCTGCCCGCGTCCGCGGTGATGCTCGGGCTGACCACGGAGGGCGTCGCCGTCGCCGTGCGCCGGGCCCTGGCCCAGGCCACCGAGTGGAGCGACTACGACTGGCAGCTCATCCACGAAGCGCCCCAGTCCCCCGCCCTGCACATGGCCCTCGACGAGGTCATCACCGCCGAGGTCGCGGCCGGCCACCGGCCGCCGACGCTCCGGGTCTGGGAATGGGCCTCCCCCGCCGTGATCATCGGCAGCTTCCAGTCCCTGCGCAACGAGGTCGACCGGGAGGCCGCCGCGCGGTACGGCGTCGACATCGTGCGCCGGATCTCGGGCGGGGGCGCCATGTTCGTGGAGCCCGGCAACACCATCACGTACTCGCTCTCCGTGCCGGACTCCCTCGTCTCCGGACTCTCCTTCGCCGACAGTTACGCCTATCTGGACGACTGGGTCCTCGGGGCCCTCGGCGACATGGGTATCCGGGCCTGGTACCAGCCGTTGAACGACATCGCCACGGACGCCGGGAAGATCGCGGGCGCGGCGCAGAAGCGGGTGGTGGGCCGGGAGGGCGCGGTGCTCCACCACGTGACCATGTCCTACGACATCGACGCCGACAAGATGCTCGAAGTGCTCCGGATCGGCAAGGAGAAGCTCTCCGACAAGGGCACCAAGAGCGCCAAGAAGCGCGTCGACCCGTTGCGCCGCCAGACGGGGCTGCCGCGCGAGATCGTCATCGACAACATGATCGACTCCTTCCGCAACCGGCACGGGCTCACCCCCGGCAAGGTGACCGGTGAGGAGATGGCGCGCGCCGAGGAACTCGTACGCACCAAGTTCGGGACGGCGGAGTGGACGGCGCGGGTGCCGTAG
- a CDS encoding erythromycin esterase family protein, which yields MTETVTQWIRQHAHPLTTLDPEAPLTDLSPLAGLIGDAEVVAIGASTRQSHELSALAHRTVRLLVEDLGFRSLALEGDDAARVGLAEYIGSGTGNPEASLSGARSFWRTEEMLDLVRWMRSYNRRNPDDPVRFTEDLGSSRTPRPDDRAGIDRELAESVRRWHEHSGDRIVYLGGLAHTANGDARTTCPTSPPVTHRNAGGHMREYFGSGYLSIGLTFHHGMAPYPVPAPPAEFADAVLGSAGLDTYLLDLRDDAPAAVRAWLDAPARTRVIGPVYDPADNAADRLSGGSLADWFDILLHSRVVTPVRFLEQEPSPAARQIGQGAVGGKGSVIMADGTRAVK from the coding sequence ATGACCGAGACAGTGACTCAGTGGATCAGGCAGCACGCCCACCCTCTCACCACCCTGGACCCTGAGGCGCCGCTGACCGATCTCTCGCCTCTGGCGGGCCTCATCGGTGACGCCGAGGTCGTCGCCATCGGTGCCTCGACCCGCCAGTCCCACGAACTGTCCGCTCTCGCGCACAGGACCGTCCGGCTCCTCGTCGAGGACCTGGGGTTCCGCTCACTGGCCTTGGAAGGCGACGACGCGGCGAGGGTCGGACTCGCCGAGTACATCGGAAGCGGTACGGGAAACCCGGAGGCATCGCTGTCCGGCGCACGGTCGTTCTGGCGGACCGAGGAGATGCTCGACCTCGTCCGATGGATGCGCTCCTACAACCGACGCAACCCCGACGACCCGGTCCGGTTCACCGAGGACCTCGGCAGCTCCCGGACGCCCCGGCCCGACGACCGCGCCGGAATCGACCGGGAGCTGGCCGAGAGTGTGAGGCGGTGGCACGAACATTCCGGCGACAGGATCGTCTACTTGGGCGGCCTCGCCCACACCGCCAACGGCGACGCGCGCACCACCTGCCCCACGTCGCCGCCGGTGACGCACCGGAACGCGGGCGGTCATATGCGCGAGTACTTCGGATCGGGTTACCTGAGCATCGGCCTGACGTTCCACCACGGCATGGCTCCGTACCCCGTTCCCGCTCCCCCAGCGGAGTTCGCCGACGCCGTCCTGGGCAGCGCCGGCCTGGACACCTATCTCCTGGACCTGCGCGATGACGCCCCCGCCGCGGTACGGGCATGGCTCGACGCTCCGGCGAGGACGCGCGTGATCGGTCCCGTCTACGACCCGGCCGACAACGCCGCCGACCGTCTCTCCGGTGGGTCGTTGGCCGACTGGTTCGACATCCTCCTCCACTCCCGAGTGGTCACCCCCGTGCGCTTCCTCGAACAGGAGCCGTCCCCGGCGGCGCGGCAGATCGGGCAGGGTGCCGTCGGGGGAAAAGGCTCAGTGATCATGGCCGACGGGACCAGAGCCGTGAAATGA